GCCCGAAAGCAGTTTGTATTTGAGTTTCTTTCGGCCAACATACCTGCCGAACCCACCATGATAGAGCTTGTAGAAAGGGATTACATAACCACCACCCGTGAGAAATTTATGAAAGCCAGCGCAGCCAGTCGCAACAACATCACCAGCAGAATGAGCGAAACGGGTGTCGATATGGAAACCCAACAAAAGGCTGCCCGTATTATGGATCGGCGCAATAATCCCATAGAGCTGAAGTAGCTCATTTTAAATTTTCGTGATAATGACGAGCCGTAAATATTCTGCATTTCCAAAATTCATAGGCCTGGCTTGTACAATCATTCTTTTCTTATTTCTAACTCACTGCTTACGGGCGCAGGTTACCATCCACGGAAGTGTGACTGATACCACCGGAGTGGCCATACCACTGATCAACATTTTGGCCTACCCCGCCGGTGGCAGCGCACTTATTGCTTTCGCCGTAAGCGACGATAAGGGCGATTACAAAATGGTGGTAAAAAGCACCTTCGACAGCCTCGATGTTGAGGCCACCTCCATTCATTATCAAACGCTAAGGTATCGCATTGCAAACAGCAGCCAACAACGAAACTTTGTGCTGAGGCCAGACCTTAAACAGCTCGATATGTTCACTGTTAAAGCACAGCATATCCGGCAGCAAGGCGATACGATAAGTTATCTGGTGAGCCGTTTTATGCAGACCCAGGATCGCTCCATCGAAGATGTGTTGCGCCGCATGCCGGGCATCGAGATAGAATCGTCGGGCAGGATACTTTATGAAGGCGTACCCATAGAGAAATTTTATGTGGAAGGTCTCGACCTGATGGATGGCCGCTACGGGGTGGTGAGCAAAAATCTTCCTAAGGGATCGGTGAGCACGGTCGAGATATTAGAAAACCATCAGCCCATGCAAATCCTGCAGGATCGCGTCAGCTCGTTTCAGCCTTCGCTCAACCTGAACCTTCAGCACGATGTAACCGCCACCGGGACGGCACAATTGGGAATTGGCGCAAGCCCATTGCTATGGGAAGCCAACATCACGCCGATGGTTTTTACAAAAAACTTCCAGATGATCGCCTCTTACCAAACCAACAACATCGGCAATGATGCGGCGCTGCAACTCGAGGCTTTATCAGTGCAGGATATGATGAGAGGCATCGACCGAAAGACGGAAAGAATGGAACTGACAGGGCTGCAAAGCGTGACCCCTCCTGACATTGCGCCACAGCGCTATCTTGATAACCAGATTCATCTTGGAACTTTTAATAGCCTGCAACGGCTTGCGCGCAACCTGGAGCTTCGTGTAAACGTGGCTTACGTAAATGATTTCCAACAACAAAAGGCAGCAAGCCACCGAACGCTTTTTTACCCTTCCGATACTTTGCAATTTAGCGAAAGCGTAAGCAACAATCTTTACAAAGAGTACCTGCAGGCTTCCTTCGCGTTGCAGCGAAACGTGAAGAATAATTATTTGCAAAATACCCTATCCGTAAAATCCAATTGGGATCACCAAAGCGGGATTGTGGAAAATCAAACCGGGCTGGTAATCGAAAAGCTGCACAATCCTTTTGTGGCCATTTCCAACGATTTTCGTACGATTATCCCGGCAGGGGAAAAGCTGATTGATGTGCAGTCGTATATTTCGTTGGATCGAACTCCGCAAGAATTGCAGATAAATCCCGGTGTATTTGCAGAGGTTCTCAATCAGAACAGGCCGTATGAGCAGGTAAACCAATTTGCAGAAATACGTCGGTTTTATACACATCAATCTGCTGCGGTGGTGGTGGGTAGTAAAAAACTCTCCTTTACACCGCGCATTGGTTTCAGCTATAGGGATCAATTACTCGAAAGCTCTGTAATTATTACCGAAAATGGTGAAGAACGAAATGCAGGTGATGCTTTATTAAATGAAATAAAAAGTAGTGAGTTGCGCATTTATGGCGAAACAGGCATTGCGTACAAAACTCGATCGCTTACGCTTTCGCTGTTGCTGCCTTTGTCGTGGCAGGATGTGAATATCGATGATAAAAATTCGGAAAAGCAACAATCTGTCAGCAAACTGTTTTTCAATCCCAGGCTGACGGCTGATTACGGCTTCAACAATTTCTGGAGTATCCGCGGTACACTGCAAAGCTCCGCCCGCTTCGACGACCCTGCCACCACCACCTATGGTTTTATTCTGCGCGACTACCGCTACCTGAGCGTACACGATGTTCCGCTGGCCGACAGAAGCCGGCTTAGCGCCGGAGGTCATCTCTCGTATCGCGATCCCATCAGCGCATTTTTTAATAAACTGAGTTATGTTTTCACTTCAGCGCAAAGTAATTATGTGTATAGCAACCAGATCAACCCGGATGGATCGGCCTATGTGGAGGCGATAGAAATACCGCAAACCAATTACATTCACAGCGTCCAGCTCTATTCGAGCAAATATCTTGCAGCGCTAAAAGCTACCCTGAACCTGCGCGTAAGCCTGAGTCAGCATCTGGGCAAGTCACTGGTAAATGAAGAGTTGTTCGACACAAAAACGAATATCTGGCAGATCAAGCCCGAAGTGAATTTTAAAATCACCCGCTGGCTCAACTTTATTTATGATATGGATGCCACAACCTACGCCACCTTCGTTGATCAGGAACAAAAAAGCAGCGTCTCGATGCTCAAACATAAACTCAACGTATTTACCTTTCCCCGCCAAAACCAACTCGTGAGCATCACTTCCGAATATTATCACCTCGACGAAGCGCACAATGTTTTCGTGGACATACTTTATCGTTACACCTTTATCAAGAAAAAGATCGATCTGGAGTTTAGATGGAGCAACCTATTGAACAACGACACCTACACGAGCTATCTGGCCTGGGATTTTACGGTGTGGGAATCGACCTACCGGCTGCGCCCCTCACAGGCGGTGGTGAGTGTAAAGTTTAGTTTTTAAAAAATCAGGCTTTTTATCTACTTGCATTTGATTACACGTCAATCCGGTGACTTGGGTTGTTGCATCTTCATTTTGTGTAATAATATTCAGCGAAAGCGCTAATGGTTTTTCTTCAGTACAAAATCCAGCCCGTCCACAATGTCGCCCCACTCCGAGGCTTCGATGGTAAATTCGATCCGCCCGGGTGTAGCGGTCATGTTTATTTTTTGGAGCTGCTCCGCATTTATAGTAGCGTAGTAATTGCCGGGAGCCAATCCCAGGAAAGTGAAATAGCCGTCGCGTTCGCTCATCACCTGTTTTTTTAGCAGGCCGTTTTCGGTAAAAATATCGATGAGCACACGTCCCTGGGCTTTTACGGAGGTGCTATCCTGCAGGTAAACCATGCCGTTGATTTCGCCCATTGGGTACACCGGGATTTCGATGCGTTTAAACTGGTTGGGATCGATAAAAATCTCTAACGTTTTATCACGCAGTTGCCAGGCAATATTCTCGAAGCCGGAGTTGTCCATTTCGAGCAGGTAGCTGGTGTAGGGTTCCAGGTCCATCACGCGGGTTAGCGAATCTTTGCTACGGGTGAGGAAGCGACCGCCGTTGATGCGTAGCTCCAAACCGGTGATGAGTGGCTCGCCGGGGTCGCGGGTATTGTTGAAGTTGATGTCGAGAAAAGGCATCAGCGTGAGGGCGCCGCGGCCGGTAACGGACCTGTTGTCGGTGTGTACGTATCCATCGCCGGTGTCGAAAGCCAGGCTGCCTTGCAGACCTTGCGAGGTTTGAATGCTGTTGTTGCCGAAACGACTCGAAACGCTCGTTTGCACAAAAGGAAGGTCGTACCTGAACGACACATTTACACTGCGTGTTTTGCCGCGCAGATTCTCCTCGTAGTTGACGGAGGCATAACCTGAGCGTGAAATACGTTTTTCTAATTCTGCCCGGTAGGATATAATTTCAGGTTTGTTAATATCAATTTGTGCCTGCCCGCGAGCCGTAAAACCTTTGCCCAGCCGCATACTCGCCGAAAGGTTGCTGTTGATAAACGGGCGGATGCTGTTCGTCCAGTTGGCGTTGGAGGTCAGGTTGACGCTCACAGGGCCAAATGTGCTTGAAATTAAAAACTCGGCCGTGTTGTAGGTAAAATTTTCATAAACATTTTGCTTAAAGCCCAGTCGGGTATAGCCATTAAAAAAGGCCAGCTTTACCGGGATCGAAACTGTGAGGGAACGTTCTTCAAGATAGTTGAAACGGATCACCTCCTGGCCGGGTTGGTAGCGGGCATATTTTGCTTCAAAGGTGGCGCTCGACGAGAGTCGATAACTCACCAAAGCCTGCGTCCGAACCTTGTCTGCATATTCGGCCGTGAGCAGCAGGTTGCTAAATGGCGAGAACGAGCCGCTGACAAAAGGAATGCCTTGATTATCTTTTAAAAAAGAATAATACTCCATGCCTCCCCCCAGCGTCATAAAACGGTTGACGCCATAGCTGGCCTCTGCGCGTGTAAATGTCGATTGCAGCGTATCGTCAACCATCCCGCCGCGGATTAC
This region of Bacteroidales bacterium genomic DNA includes:
- a CDS encoding carboxypeptidase-like regulatory domain-containing protein, with protein sequence MTSRKYSAFPKFIGLACTIILFLFLTHCLRAQVTIHGSVTDTTGVAIPLINILAYPAGGSALIAFAVSDDKGDYKMVVKSTFDSLDVEATSIHYQTLRYRIANSSQQRNFVLRPDLKQLDMFTVKAQHIRQQGDTISYLVSRFMQTQDRSIEDVLRRMPGIEIESSGRILYEGVPIEKFYVEGLDLMDGRYGVVSKNLPKGSVSTVEILENHQPMQILQDRVSSFQPSLNLNLQHDVTATGTAQLGIGASPLLWEANITPMVFTKNFQMIASYQTNNIGNDAALQLEALSVQDMMRGIDRKTERMELTGLQSVTPPDIAPQRYLDNQIHLGTFNSLQRLARNLELRVNVAYVNDFQQQKAASHRTLFYPSDTLQFSESVSNNLYKEYLQASFALQRNVKNNYLQNTLSVKSNWDHQSGIVENQTGLVIEKLHNPFVAISNDFRTIIPAGEKLIDVQSYISLDRTPQELQINPGVFAEVLNQNRPYEQVNQFAEIRRFYTHQSAAVVVGSKKLSFTPRIGFSYRDQLLESSVIITENGEERNAGDALLNEIKSSELRIYGETGIAYKTRSLTLSLLLPLSWQDVNIDDKNSEKQQSVSKLFFNPRLTADYGFNNFWSIRGTLQSSARFDDPATTTYGFILRDYRYLSVHDVPLADRSRLSAGGHLSYRDPISAFFNKLSYVFTSAQSNYVYSNQINPDGSAYVEAIEIPQTNYIHSVQLYSSKYLAALKATLNLRVSLSQHLGKSLVNEELFDTKTNIWQIKPEVNFKITRWLNFIYDMDATTYATFVDQEQKSSVSMLKHKLNVFTFPRQNQLVSITSEYYHLDEAHNVFVDILYRYTFIKKKIDLEFRWSNLLNNDTYTSYLAWDFTVWESTYRLRPSQAVVSVKFSF